The Tautonia marina genome has a window encoding:
- a CDS encoding NAD(P)H-dependent glycerol-3-phosphate dehydrogenase, producing the protein MTLDQITILGAGGMGTAMGVLLDRSGHRVRLWARRPEFVEELQAVGQNERYLPGIPIPHSILLTSDIVEAIDGTDLLIAAIPSAYLRGSLRLAASVVPPGLPVVSVIKGIEQQTFARPSQVIREELGERPISVLSGPSHAEEIARGLPTSVVVAGTDGPLNRLVRDTFNTDRFRVYSNSDAIGVELGGALKNVIGVAAGICDGLGFGDNAKAGLLTRGLAEMTRFGSAMGARPATFLGLAGVGDLITTCYSPFGRNRAFGERIGRGESFAAILASSPKVAEGVPTCQGVSELAHQRNIEMPITTALRQVLFDGKSPSEAVSDLMDRETKDEWP; encoded by the coding sequence GTGACACTCGATCAGATCACCATCCTCGGGGCCGGTGGGATGGGGACCGCAATGGGGGTCCTTCTGGATCGTTCCGGACACCGGGTTCGGCTTTGGGCTCGTCGGCCGGAATTTGTTGAAGAACTCCAAGCGGTCGGGCAGAACGAACGCTACCTTCCCGGAATTCCCATTCCCCACTCGATCCTTCTGACAAGCGACATCGTAGAGGCCATCGACGGAACGGACCTCCTGATCGCGGCGATCCCCTCTGCCTATCTTCGAGGCTCACTTCGATTGGCGGCCTCCGTGGTGCCCCCTGGATTGCCGGTCGTCAGTGTCATCAAGGGGATTGAGCAGCAGACCTTTGCAAGACCGAGCCAGGTCATCCGAGAGGAACTGGGAGAACGGCCCATTTCGGTTCTGAGCGGTCCGAGTCACGCGGAAGAAATTGCCAGAGGATTACCAACATCAGTGGTTGTTGCGGGCACCGATGGCCCCTTGAATCGTCTTGTCCGAGATACGTTCAACACCGATCGGTTTCGGGTCTACAGTAATTCTGATGCCATTGGAGTCGAGCTAGGCGGTGCACTAAAGAATGTGATTGGTGTCGCAGCAGGCATTTGCGATGGACTCGGATTTGGAGATAATGCCAAAGCAGGGCTGCTCACCCGGGGTCTGGCCGAAATGACTCGCTTCGGTTCGGCCATGGGAGCTCGGCCCGCGACCTTCCTTGGACTTGCAGGGGTCGGCGACCTGATCACCACTTGCTACAGTCCATTCGGTCGCAACCGAGCCTTTGGAGAACGGATTGGGAGAGGAGAATCCTTCGCCGCAATACTGGCTTCAAGCCCCAAGGTTGCCGAGGGAGTGCCGACCTGCCAAGGCGTCTCCGAGCTGGCCCATCAGCGCAACATCGAAATGCCGATTACCACGGCACTTCGACAGGTTCTCTTCGATGGCAAATCACCGAGTGAAGCCGTCTCCGACCTCATGGATCGAGAAACCAAGGACGAGTGGCCGTGA
- a CDS encoding DUF1802 family protein, with protein MIPESTPPHTCAIAFKEWAGVCDALADGRQSLILRKGGIAEDAGEFRPEHPSFWLYPTHLHEAQQGLRDTRAPAAKPLPSGMLELPALALVECMTWVDHPDMLDAISDLHVWTSETVLKRFEYRRPGLWVLGVRVLRADPPPRIVMTQEQSGCKSWVPLDEPVGTHKLIPTLDDTTLNQRMARIRALQESDGGAF; from the coding sequence GTGATCCCTGAGTCAACTCCTCCACATACGTGTGCCATCGCGTTCAAGGAATGGGCGGGAGTGTGTGACGCTCTGGCCGATGGTCGTCAATCGTTGATCCTCCGCAAAGGGGGCATCGCTGAGGACGCAGGGGAGTTTCGTCCTGAGCACCCCTCGTTCTGGCTGTACCCGACGCACCTGCATGAAGCGCAGCAGGGACTCCGAGACACGCGTGCCCCAGCAGCAAAACCACTTCCGTCAGGCATGCTCGAACTGCCTGCCTTGGCCCTGGTCGAGTGCATGACCTGGGTGGATCACCCCGACATGTTAGATGCGATCAGTGATCTTCACGTCTGGACCTCCGAAACAGTCTTGAAGCGATTCGAGTATCGAAGGCCAGGGCTCTGGGTACTGGGGGTGCGAGTCCTTCGGGCCGATCCGCCCCCTCGAATCGTCATGACCCAGGAGCAAAGCGGCTGCAAGAGTTGGGTTCCGCTGGATGAACCCGTGGGGACGCACAAACTGATTCCGACTCTCGACGACACAACACTGAACCAACGCATGGCGAGAATCCGGGCTTTGCAAGAGTCTGATGGGGGAGCGTTTTGA
- a CDS encoding rhomboid family intramembrane serine protease, which translates to MGAPADPECERPTLLSAPVTTLIALTWILIFVLLGFARDEPIFPKSLIYGGFISSQISHGFGDITPQGLYGGQVWRTLTATFIHFNLLHLTLNLIAFVQLGRVVESWYGSSQFLAIYVVLGSGANLIANLLRPWTSGGSALVLHSGGGSTVVLGLIGLVAVVGWRNPTEFPRRAPIWMAAILLANALLGFILPNIDNLGHAAGAIVGGLVGLLDRRMLLWRKSRTTRVAGLVGLTILVSSAAVQIQHRQVEQATSDRIAYWGRMVEVLWRLDQEYRALAVRGLNPVFVVVPKQPNIARRPPLMIPGDPAEIENRRLALLASLRQLVGNPSGFDQGSTSESYRTVRQLAARALFKPPTRDEFLLFEQALATLTRPAIDNWTQAQHNLNRQTRPDPLFGKRLLNRLARRGVPRPVDDVGAPPSLSARPRTPASIESEPETP; encoded by the coding sequence ATGGGCGCTCCGGCAGACCCAGAATGTGAACGTCCCACTCTGCTGAGCGCTCCCGTCACGACTCTCATCGCACTGACCTGGATTCTGATCTTTGTGCTGCTCGGATTCGCTCGGGACGAGCCGATTTTTCCCAAATCGCTCATCTATGGAGGTTTCATTTCCTCACAGATCAGCCACGGTTTCGGTGACATCACACCGCAAGGGCTGTACGGTGGTCAAGTTTGGCGCACCCTCACTGCGACATTTATTCACTTCAACCTCTTACACCTGACACTCAATCTGATCGCATTCGTGCAACTAGGACGAGTGGTGGAGTCGTGGTACGGATCGTCGCAATTTCTGGCCATCTACGTCGTGCTCGGCTCGGGTGCAAATCTGATCGCAAACCTGTTACGGCCGTGGACCAGTGGGGGGTCGGCCCTGGTCTTGCACAGTGGCGGTGGATCGACCGTTGTGCTGGGTCTGATCGGGCTGGTTGCGGTGGTGGGTTGGAGGAATCCCACGGAATTTCCGCGGCGGGCACCCATCTGGATGGCTGCAATCTTGCTTGCCAATGCGCTCCTTGGATTCATCCTCCCGAACATCGACAACCTTGGCCATGCGGCGGGAGCGATCGTTGGTGGACTCGTCGGGCTTCTCGACCGCAGGATGTTGCTCTGGCGGAAGTCTCGAACGACTCGGGTTGCTGGGCTCGTCGGACTCACAATCCTGGTCAGCTCAGCCGCTGTGCAAATCCAGCATCGACAGGTCGAGCAAGCGACCTCCGATCGCATTGCCTACTGGGGACGAATGGTTGAAGTTCTCTGGAGGCTTGATCAGGAGTATCGAGCTCTCGCGGTTCGGGGTCTGAACCCGGTCTTCGTCGTGGTTCCCAAACAACCGAACATCGCAAGACGCCCTCCTCTTATGATTCCCGGAGATCCAGCGGAGATCGAGAATCGTCGTCTTGCGCTTCTCGCTTCACTCCGTCAGCTTGTCGGGAACCCGTCTGGATTCGATCAAGGATCGACCTCCGAGTCCTATCGCACGGTGCGGCAACTCGCCGCTCGAGCCTTGTTCAAACCTCCCACTCGCGACGAGTTTCTCCTGTTTGAGCAAGCGCTCGCCACGCTGACTCGACCGGCGATCGACAACTGGACTCAGGCGCAACACAACCTGAATCGCCAGACACGCCCCGATCCGCTGTTCGGCAAGCGCCTCCTCAATCGATTGGCCCGCCGAGGAGTACCGCGCCCGGTCGATGACGTGGGCGCCCCGCCTTCGCTTTCAGCGCGGCCACGAACTCCCGCATCGATCGAATCGGAACCGGAAACTCCGTGA
- a CDS encoding PHP-associated domain-containing protein, whose protein sequence is MNPHSNIDVVQLPFLIQKSSLVALISTRWNLMFKIDHHLHTTRHSPDSYMEPEELIEQARIVGLNGVVITEHDALWDSEELSELSAKFDDITVLSGVEVSAREGHFLVYGLTDLDDCPPGVELAELLKIVRAQGAAIVAAHPFRWDQDFDAIVAEHGPVFDGLELVSNNVFPEMRVQIEAMLARYPNLGATGSSDAHDTMTVGCYFTEFPVPIRSMREFVAALKAKAGRPRHRPGAVLLGGPID, encoded by the coding sequence ATGAACCCTCATTCGAACATTGATGTGGTTCAACTGCCGTTTCTGATTCAGAAATCGTCTCTCGTTGCGCTCATCTCAACCCGTTGGAATCTCATGTTCAAGATCGATCATCATCTGCATACGACCCGGCACTCTCCCGACAGTTATATGGAGCCGGAGGAACTGATTGAGCAGGCCAGAATTGTCGGTCTGAATGGGGTCGTGATCACCGAACACGACGCTCTCTGGGATTCCGAGGAGCTCTCGGAACTCTCAGCAAAGTTCGATGACATAACGGTTCTCTCAGGCGTGGAGGTTTCTGCCCGCGAGGGGCACTTCCTGGTCTATGGGTTGACCGACCTGGATGACTGCCCTCCTGGGGTCGAGTTGGCAGAGCTTTTGAAGATTGTCAGAGCCCAGGGGGCGGCGATCGTCGCGGCCCATCCGTTTCGATGGGACCAGGATTTCGACGCCATCGTTGCCGAACACGGCCCGGTTTTCGACGGGCTGGAACTGGTCAGTAATAACGTTTTCCCGGAGATGCGAGTTCAGATCGAGGCCATGCTCGCTCGTTATCCGAACCTGGGAGCAACAGGATCGAGTGATGCGCACGACACAATGACCGTCGGCTGTTACTTCACGGAGTTTCCGGTTCCGATTCGATCGATGCGGGAGTTCGTGGCCGCGCTGAAAGCGAAGGCGGGGCGCCCACGTCATCGACCGGGCGCGGTACTCCTCGGCGGGCCAATCGATTGA
- a CDS encoding MBL fold metallo-hydrolase — MALGFTVLASGSKGNASLLQLDGACFLVDVGLGPRALAHRLESIGTAWDRICGAIITHTHGDHAHDATLRGMARFRIPVYCHPGHWEEAGHRAGFRELAKLGLLRFFDDRPLLVAPGLWVESFTLQHSGPTFGFRFEGRVGRRGRPSTLGYLTDTGCWDHRVVDALADVDLLGIEFNHDVEMERQSGRSPALIWRNLGDRGHLSNDQAAELLLAILDRSGPGAVNQVVMLHLSEHCNRPELAVKVAREALRTRDRRARIHTASQTSPLGKLWVKPARRPRVASTVGFPWES, encoded by the coding sequence ATGGCACTCGGGTTTACGGTCCTCGCCAGCGGCTCGAAAGGCAACGCTTCGCTGCTTCAACTCGACGGTGCTTGCTTCCTGGTTGACGTGGGGCTTGGACCCCGAGCCCTCGCTCATCGTCTTGAATCCATCGGAACCGCTTGGGATCGGATCTGTGGTGCCATCATTACTCACACTCATGGTGACCACGCCCACGACGCAACGCTTCGCGGAATGGCTCGGTTTCGGATCCCAGTCTATTGCCATCCGGGGCATTGGGAGGAAGCCGGCCATCGTGCTGGTTTTCGAGAACTGGCGAAACTTGGGTTACTTCGATTTTTTGATGATCGTCCGCTCCTTGTCGCACCTGGACTTTGGGTCGAATCGTTCACGCTTCAGCACAGCGGGCCGACCTTCGGATTTCGCTTCGAGGGTAGAGTCGGACGGAGAGGCCGCCCATCGACTCTGGGTTATCTGACCGATACGGGATGCTGGGACCATCGTGTTGTTGATGCGCTTGCAGATGTCGATCTGCTAGGTATCGAGTTCAACCACGATGTGGAAATGGAACGCCAGTCGGGTCGGTCTCCTGCATTGATCTGGCGCAATTTAGGGGATCGAGGACATCTTTCCAACGATCAGGCCGCTGAATTACTCCTGGCGATCCTCGACCGATCCGGACCAGGAGCGGTCAATCAGGTCGTCATGCTTCATTTGAGCGAACATTGCAATCGTCCGGAGCTGGCAGTGAAGGTCGCTCGCGAAGCCCTTCGAACACGTGACCGACGCGCCAGAATTCACACGGCGAGCCAAACAAGTCCGCTTGGAAAACTCTGGGTTAAACCCGCTCGAAGACCGAGGGTGGCATCGACCGTTGGGTTCCCGTGGGAATCTTAA
- the upp gene encoding uracil phosphoribosyltransferase, giving the protein MGFVFESKHPLVQEKIAALRSVETSPPNFRALVRLLGTLLGVEATANLPTRSRRVRTPLGDTSGLEVDGPIAIVPILRAGLGMAEGLLDLIPEALVWHIGLYRDEHTLQPTEYYNRVPDCGEARVALVADPMLATGGSAVRACELLRASGITDIRYLCLIAAPEGIERLSSAMPEVPIFAGAVDERLTEIGFIYPGLGDAGDRQFATG; this is encoded by the coding sequence GTGGGGTTCGTCTTTGAGTCGAAACATCCGTTGGTCCAGGAGAAGATCGCCGCGCTCCGTTCTGTCGAGACGTCCCCGCCGAATTTCCGGGCACTCGTCCGGCTGCTGGGAACCCTGCTCGGAGTGGAAGCAACCGCAAACCTTCCAACACGATCGCGGAGGGTGCGTACTCCCCTGGGAGACACCAGCGGACTGGAAGTTGATGGCCCCATTGCGATCGTCCCGATCCTTCGAGCCGGCCTGGGGATGGCGGAAGGGCTGCTCGACCTGATACCAGAAGCCCTGGTCTGGCATATTGGTCTCTATCGTGACGAACACACGCTTCAGCCCACGGAATACTACAACAGGGTTCCCGATTGCGGTGAGGCTCGGGTTGCTCTGGTCGCCGACCCGATGCTTGCGACTGGAGGATCCGCGGTTCGGGCCTGTGAACTCCTCAGAGCGTCGGGCATCACGGACATTCGATACCTCTGCCTGATCGCAGCCCCAGAAGGAATCGAGCGCCTCAGCTCCGCAATGCCCGAAGTCCCGATTTTTGCAGGAGCGGTTGACGAGCGACTCACCGAAATCGGATTCATCTATCCGGGACTTGGTGACGCGGGCGACCGTCAATTTGCAACCGGATAG
- a CDS encoding thymidine phosphorylase — protein sequence MTPRAVDLIRRKRDGGTLHPSEIQWLVEGLGSGEVPDYQWTALLMAILWRGMTPEETEALTGSMMNSGTIVDLSIIPGRKIDKHSTGGVGDKTSLVLAPIVAACGVPVPMVSGRGLGHTGGTLDKLEAIPGFRIDLDLEGYRRVLNECGLVLIGQTKEIAPADKRLYALRDATATVESIPLITASILSKKLAEGIDGLVLDVKTGDGAFMQRFEDAKALAESMCRIGRGLGKDMVALITRMDQPLGKAVGNAVEVAECVRCLRGEGPSDLRDLSIALASEMLVLGRAARTLEEAKAMCFRVIHDGSALERFRRVVEAQEGDPSVIDDLTRLPLPKVLREVPSPRKGFVTAVHARPIGHAAMLLGAGRARAEDHVDHAVGVLLNKKCGDRVQQGEALCTILANSEDAALEEASKLIAGAFEVGESAVEVPDLIVDRLEHSFQLFG from the coding sequence ATGACTCCCCGAGCCGTCGATCTCATCCGACGTAAGCGTGACGGAGGCACCCTTCATCCTTCCGAAATTCAATGGTTGGTCGAGGGGCTTGGTTCGGGAGAAGTCCCGGACTATCAGTGGACAGCGCTGCTCATGGCGATCCTCTGGCGAGGGATGACCCCGGAGGAAACCGAAGCGCTGACCGGCAGCATGATGAATTCGGGGACCATCGTCGATCTCTCGATCATCCCCGGTCGAAAAATCGACAAGCACAGCACGGGGGGGGTGGGAGACAAGACCTCACTTGTCCTGGCCCCAATCGTCGCGGCTTGTGGTGTACCGGTCCCGATGGTTTCGGGGCGCGGTCTTGGTCACACCGGTGGCACCCTGGATAAGTTGGAAGCGATTCCCGGATTCCGAATCGATCTGGATCTTGAAGGTTACCGACGTGTCCTGAACGAGTGTGGCCTCGTCCTCATCGGGCAGACCAAGGAAATCGCCCCGGCCGACAAACGCCTGTATGCCCTTCGCGATGCGACTGCAACCGTCGAATCGATTCCATTGATCACGGCGTCAATCCTGTCCAAAAAACTGGCCGAAGGGATTGACGGACTCGTGCTCGACGTCAAAACCGGCGACGGCGCGTTCATGCAGCGTTTTGAGGACGCGAAAGCCCTGGCCGAATCCATGTGCCGAATCGGTCGAGGTCTCGGGAAGGACATGGTCGCATTGATCACACGGATGGACCAACCGCTTGGCAAGGCCGTCGGCAACGCGGTTGAAGTTGCCGAGTGTGTCCGATGCTTGCGAGGCGAAGGCCCCTCAGATCTCCGCGACCTTTCGATTGCGCTGGCGTCCGAGATGCTGGTGCTGGGAAGGGCCGCTCGAACTCTTGAGGAAGCGAAGGCCATGTGCTTCCGAGTGATCCACGATGGCTCAGCCCTTGAACGCTTCCGACGGGTGGTTGAGGCTCAGGAGGGCGATCCGAGCGTCATCGATGATTTGACGCGATTGCCGTTGCCGAAAGTGCTTCGGGAGGTTCCTTCCCCTCGGAAGGGATTCGTGACGGCAGTTCATGCCCGCCCAATCGGACACGCAGCCATGCTCCTCGGTGCCGGTCGAGCAAGGGCAGAGGACCACGTTGATCACGCCGTGGGAGTGTTGCTCAACAAAAAATGTGGGGACCGTGTTCAGCAGGGGGAAGCACTTTGCACGATCCTTGCCAATTCGGAAGACGCTGCATTGGAAGAGGCCAGCAAGCTCATTGCCGGAGCGTTCGAGGTCGGGGAATCGGCGGTCGAGGTACCGGACCTGATCGTCGATCGGCTCGAACATTCGTTTCAGCTCTTTGGTTGA
- a CDS encoding DUF4914 family protein, whose protein sequence is MAVQSGPFNVFNVPEELKAILAACPGWQIAHNVEELAQLAVNDTVEGWHEVAYNVPGKGSIVEARVCRVSNGIAANYLEPYMRRRDPDCMVIGDDEPTNKPRYAERFGQDFERTRRETFDWLKTQQLVLFPFTSGVPDQGIDAVAVVPANAGFFGFGLALLQGILDPSALSTEFNPKAVVYVAPPFRHSHFDGKQVVVHNRLAKLHELFSYNLYPGPSAKKGIYGVLLAIGEREQWVTTHCSTVRVITPYGSRLTIMHEGASGGGKSEMLEEIHRERDGRLLLGKRLLDADERHLILPRGCELHPVTDDMALCHPSLQNDDGRLTLVDAESAWFIRVNHIDHYGVDPHLEEITIHAKEPLLFLNIQAVPDGTALIWQHIEDEPGKPCPNPRVVVPRQLIPGIINQPVRVDVRSFGVRTPPCTREKPSFGILGLFHVLPPALSWLWRLVAPRGYANPSIVQTEGMSSEGVGSYWPFATGRKVDQANLLLKQFQEGHRMRHILIPNQHIGAWQVGFMGQWIARDYLARRGPDPFTPGMVQPARCPLLGYALNSMVIEGQDIPPIFLQVERQSEVGEQGYDAGAEILTEFFQKELKSYQMAEFDPLGRRIIECMLDGGSVTDYDSLIPGLPIILDEDL, encoded by the coding sequence ATGGCGGTGCAATCTGGGCCGTTTAATGTCTTCAACGTTCCCGAGGAACTCAAGGCGATCTTGGCGGCGTGCCCCGGCTGGCAGATTGCACATAATGTGGAGGAACTCGCCCAGCTGGCAGTCAACGACACGGTTGAAGGCTGGCATGAGGTTGCCTATAACGTTCCTGGGAAAGGGTCGATCGTCGAGGCTCGCGTGTGTCGTGTATCGAACGGCATCGCCGCGAATTACCTCGAACCTTATATGAGGCGCCGAGACCCGGATTGCATGGTCATTGGTGACGACGAGCCCACGAACAAGCCTCGCTACGCCGAACGGTTTGGCCAGGACTTTGAACGAACGCGACGCGAGACGTTCGACTGGTTAAAGACACAGCAACTGGTTCTGTTCCCTTTTACCTCGGGGGTCCCGGATCAAGGAATCGACGCAGTTGCCGTGGTGCCCGCCAACGCAGGGTTCTTCGGGTTCGGCCTGGCACTTTTGCAAGGGATTCTTGATCCATCGGCACTCTCAACGGAATTCAATCCCAAAGCGGTTGTTTACGTTGCACCGCCCTTCCGGCACTCGCACTTTGATGGCAAGCAGGTCGTCGTCCATAATCGCTTGGCGAAGCTGCACGAACTGTTCAGCTACAACCTTTATCCGGGCCCCAGTGCGAAGAAAGGCATCTACGGCGTTCTTTTGGCGATTGGGGAACGGGAACAATGGGTCACAACCCATTGCTCAACCGTTCGAGTGATTACGCCTTATGGCAGTCGCTTGACCATCATGCACGAGGGGGCAAGCGGTGGCGGAAAGAGCGAAATGCTCGAAGAAATTCACCGAGAGCGTGATGGACGGCTCCTCCTCGGAAAACGCCTGCTCGACGCGGACGAGCGTCACCTGATCCTCCCTCGTGGTTGTGAACTTCATCCCGTCACCGACGATATGGCCCTTTGCCACCCCAGCCTTCAAAATGACGACGGGCGATTGACCCTCGTCGATGCAGAGTCCGCCTGGTTCATCCGCGTCAACCACATCGATCACTATGGCGTTGACCCTCACCTTGAGGAAATTACGATCCATGCCAAGGAACCGCTCCTCTTTCTGAACATTCAAGCTGTCCCCGATGGAACGGCCCTGATCTGGCAGCATATTGAGGACGAGCCGGGGAAACCATGTCCGAACCCTCGGGTCGTTGTGCCGAGGCAGTTGATTCCCGGAATTATCAATCAGCCCGTCCGTGTGGATGTTCGATCCTTCGGCGTCAGAACCCCGCCCTGTACCCGAGAGAAACCGAGTTTCGGAATTCTTGGGCTGTTCCACGTTCTTCCACCGGCCCTGTCCTGGCTGTGGCGTCTTGTGGCCCCTCGGGGCTACGCCAACCCGAGTATCGTCCAGACCGAAGGAATGAGTTCCGAAGGGGTCGGATCGTACTGGCCCTTCGCAACAGGACGGAAGGTCGATCAGGCCAATCTGCTGCTGAAGCAATTCCAGGAAGGGCACCGAATGAGGCACATCCTCATTCCAAACCAGCACATCGGCGCCTGGCAAGTCGGGTTCATGGGCCAATGGATCGCTCGCGACTATCTCGCCCGTCGAGGCCCCGATCCCTTCACCCCCGGGATGGTTCAGCCTGCCCGATGCCCGTTACTCGGTTATGCCTTGAATTCGATGGTCATCGAAGGCCAAGACATTCCTCCGATCTTCCTCCAGGTCGAACGCCAAAGTGAGGTCGGGGAGCAGGGCTATGATGCTGGAGCCGAGATTCTGACCGAGTTCTTCCAGAAAGAGCTCAAGAGTTATCAAATGGCCGAGTTCGACCCACTTGGTCGGCGGATTATCGAATGCATGCTCGACGGAGGCTCGGTCACGGATTACGACTCCCTGATCCCAGGACTTCCAATCATCCTGGACGAGGATCTTTGA
- a CDS encoding NupC/NupG family nucleoside CNT transporter, producing the protein MLIVGLAVLLSENRKAISVRTVVPGLAIQMGLGLLLILVPAGQHVMEAVSNFVVLILNCAIVGAEFVFGSNLVDPSGPAGFVFAFRVLPTVIFVAALFAVLYQIGLMQIIVRAFAWTMAKLLGSSGAESLNVAASLFLGQTEAPLTIRPFLAQLTRSELMVIMVSGMALVSGGVLAAYIEAGASPGILLTAILMNAPASIVLAKILVPETAVPLTLGRVSADATPRDANIIDAAARGTREGLHLALNIAAVLITFLALIALLDAALGGFGGLVAQWSDGRLPIEGLSLQMILGTLLAPVAWIMGVQWSDCVGIGGLLGSRLVLNELVAYGQLGAMATQFHPRSVTLATFALCGFANLSSIGIQVGGIGALVPERRSDLARLGFRALLAATLANVLTASIAGMLLP; encoded by the coding sequence GTGTTGATCGTGGGGCTTGCCGTCCTGCTTTCTGAGAATCGAAAAGCCATCTCCGTTCGAACGGTGGTCCCTGGGCTTGCAATTCAGATGGGTCTCGGGTTGCTTCTGATTCTTGTCCCGGCGGGACAACACGTCATGGAAGCGGTCTCGAACTTCGTGGTGTTGATCCTTAACTGTGCAATCGTTGGGGCAGAGTTTGTATTCGGATCGAACCTGGTTGATCCATCGGGCCCGGCTGGTTTCGTGTTCGCGTTCCGAGTGCTTCCCACCGTGATTTTCGTGGCGGCTCTGTTTGCAGTGCTCTACCAAATCGGGCTGATGCAGATCATTGTCCGTGCCTTTGCATGGACCATGGCCAAACTGCTGGGGTCAAGCGGAGCAGAATCCCTCAACGTTGCGGCATCTCTGTTCCTGGGTCAGACCGAAGCTCCGCTCACAATCAGACCATTTCTTGCTCAACTCACCCGATCAGAGTTGATGGTCATCATGGTCTCTGGGATGGCCCTTGTGTCTGGAGGAGTACTCGCGGCGTATATTGAGGCCGGGGCGTCTCCGGGAATTCTGCTCACTGCGATCCTTATGAATGCACCTGCTTCGATTGTCCTGGCAAAGATCCTCGTCCCCGAAACGGCCGTTCCCCTAACTCTTGGCCGTGTGAGTGCTGATGCAACTCCGCGTGATGCCAACATCATCGATGCCGCGGCTCGTGGCACTCGCGAAGGCTTACACCTGGCGCTGAATATCGCGGCTGTGCTGATCACGTTTCTGGCTCTGATCGCACTCCTCGACGCGGCCCTTGGAGGATTCGGAGGACTGGTGGCACAGTGGTCGGATGGCCGACTCCCGATCGAAGGGTTGTCGCTGCAAATGATCCTTGGAACCTTACTTGCCCCGGTCGCCTGGATCATGGGAGTTCAATGGAGTGATTGTGTCGGAATTGGGGGACTTCTCGGTTCCCGACTCGTCCTGAACGAACTGGTCGCGTACGGGCAGTTGGGGGCGATGGCGACTCAGTTCCATCCTCGCTCAGTCACGCTTGCGACCTTCGCACTGTGCGGATTTGCGAACCTGAGTTCGATTGGCATTCAGGTCGGTGGCATCGGAGCGTTGGTTCCGGAACGCCGCTCGGATTTGGCCCGCCTCGGCTTTCGAGCCCTGCTCGCGGCCACTCTTGCCAACGTGTTGACAGCAAGTATTGCTGGAATGTTGCTACCTTGA
- a CDS encoding purine-nucleoside phosphorylase has translation MVHQHATEAAAEILARASGPIDVGIVLGSGLGTLADRLNSPIVISYGDLPHLPTPTVSGHDGKLLIGELGGLKTACFQGRFHFYEGHDLDAVTFPIRILQCLSVPRVILTAATGGIRDDLSPGTIVCLSDHLNLLGASPLRGPNDDRLGPRFLDLTEVYSRNLQTLAGEEANRLGLTLASGVYACMPGPHYETPAEIRMLRVLGADIVGMSTVPEAIVARHGGMDVLGLAIVANWAAGISQNPLSHTEVLETSLAVSGRLAELVEAIFSRLAKGTNPPEVGR, from the coding sequence ATGGTCCATCAGCATGCGACTGAAGCAGCGGCAGAAATCCTCGCTCGTGCTTCAGGGCCGATTGACGTCGGCATCGTCCTCGGATCCGGTCTCGGAACCCTGGCGGATCGACTAAATTCACCGATCGTCATTTCTTATGGAGATCTTCCTCACCTTCCAACACCCACGGTCTCGGGTCATGACGGCAAGTTGCTGATCGGCGAACTCGGTGGATTGAAGACGGCCTGTTTTCAAGGGCGATTTCACTTCTATGAAGGGCATGATCTCGACGCAGTGACCTTCCCGATCCGAATTCTTCAATGCCTCTCGGTCCCTCGGGTGATCCTTACCGCCGCTACGGGGGGAATTCGTGATGACCTCAGTCCCGGTACAATCGTATGCCTTTCAGACCATCTGAATCTTCTCGGAGCAAGCCCGCTGCGAGGTCCCAACGACGATCGTCTTGGTCCTCGGTTCCTTGACTTGACCGAGGTCTACTCAAGAAATCTCCAGACACTCGCCGGCGAAGAGGCAAACCGCCTGGGTCTGACACTCGCCTCAGGTGTTTATGCCTGTATGCCCGGCCCACACTACGAGACTCCTGCCGAGATTCGAATGCTTCGTGTTCTGGGGGCCGACATCGTCGGTATGTCAACCGTGCCGGAGGCGATCGTGGCCCGCCATGGCGGAATGGACGTGCTTGGCCTGGCCATCGTGGCCAACTGGGCTGCCGGGATCTCTCAAAATCCTCTGTCTCACACCGAAGTCCTGGAAACCAGTCTTGCAGTCAGTGGACGCCTGGCTGAACTGGTCGAAGCGATCTTCAGCCGACTTGCAAAGGGAACGAACCCTCCCGAGGTCGGCCGTTGA